One Aerococcus urinaeequi DNA segment encodes these proteins:
- a CDS encoding SAM hydrolase/SAM-dependent halogenase family protein has product MTNSFLVLQTDFGLGDGAVAAMYGVAYTVDSALTIANLTHEIPAYDIFAASYRLLQTIKYWPANTVFVSVVDPGVGSARKSVVAKTDSGHYIVTPDNGTLTHVAKHIGLESVKEIDEIKNRLPHSEESHTFHGRDVYVYNGAKLAQDASYYDELKNNIPVDAVTSFKLGDLRLADNTIYGTIDILDIRFGSLWTNIPSTILKEAGIQNGDTISVTIYHNGVKHYQNHILFGHSFADVPVGEPVGYINSLLNLGVAINQQNFSETYGVGTGVDWNIEITKI; this is encoded by the coding sequence ATGACGAATAGTTTCTTAGTATTACAAACTGACTTTGGTTTAGGTGATGGTGCGGTAGCAGCAATGTACGGAGTGGCTTACACAGTAGACTCAGCTTTAACAATTGCTAACTTAACCCACGAAATTCCTGCTTACGATATTTTCGCCGCTTCTTATCGCCTATTACAAACCATTAAATATTGGCCAGCAAATACAGTCTTCGTTTCTGTAGTCGATCCTGGTGTTGGTTCTGCACGTAAATCTGTTGTAGCGAAAACTGACTCAGGTCATTATATTGTAACGCCAGACAACGGCACCTTAACTCACGTGGCTAAACACATCGGCCTTGAATCTGTGAAGGAAATCGATGAAATTAAAAACCGCTTACCACATTCTGAAGAATCACATACCTTCCATGGACGTGACGTTTACGTTTATAACGGTGCTAAACTAGCACAAGACGCATCTTACTATGATGAATTGAAAAATAATATCCCTGTTGATGCGGTGACTAGCTTCAAACTTGGCGACTTGCGTTTAGCTGACAACACTATTTACGGGACTATCGATATACTAGACATCCGCTTTGGTTCACTGTGGACGAATATCCCGTCAACTATATTAAAAGAAGCGGGCATTCAAAACGGTGACACCATTTCGGTTACTATTTACCATAACGGCGTTAAACATTATCAAAACCATATCTTATTTGGCCATTCATTCGCTGATGTACCTGTTGGTGAACCAGTGGGTTATATCAATTCATTATTGAATTTGGGTGTAGCCATTAACCAACAAAACTTCTCTGAAACATACGGTGTCGGTACTGGTGTGGATTGGAATATTGAAATCACTAAAATTTAA
- a CDS encoding SseB family protein: MTQPFGKQSLIEVLTAYKADPNPLTTLAMLTTMATAHLYAIQLEGASPDKSIWLTYDKEKGQRELVTFTDKDQASQYASKADNVSIQQMTFKQIALMVLAKDNPIDSFIVNPWTTKAKFNQSIIEKVWQYAIKHV, encoded by the coding sequence ATGACGCAGCCATTCGGCAAGCAAAGTTTAATAGAAGTATTGACCGCATATAAGGCAGATCCCAATCCGTTAACAACGCTGGCTATGTTGACCACGATGGCGACCGCCCACTTATACGCTATCCAACTAGAGGGGGCATCACCCGACAAAAGTATCTGGTTAACTTACGACAAAGAAAAGGGACAACGAGAGCTTGTGACTTTCACGGACAAAGATCAAGCTAGCCAATACGCATCTAAAGCAGATAATGTTTCGATTCAGCAAATGACTTTTAAACAGATTGCCTTGATGGTTTTAGCCAAAGACAACCCTATTGATAGCTTTATCGTTAATCCTTGGACCACCAAAGCAAAATTTAATCAAAGTATCATCGAAAAGGTATGGCAGTACGCGATAAAACATGTATAA
- the rplW gene encoding 50S ribosomal protein L23: MLAHDVIIRPIITEESMLKMDENKYTFEVAVKANKTEVKQAIEELFNVDVKNVNIMNVRGKLKRMGRFAGYTRKRRKAIVTIAEGQSIEIFGNEAE, translated from the coding sequence ATGTTGGCACACGACGTAATCATTCGCCCAATCATCACTGAAGAATCAATGTTGAAAATGGACGAAAACAAATACACTTTTGAAGTTGCTGTTAAAGCAAACAAAACAGAAGTTAAACAAGCAATCGAAGAATTGTTCAACGTAGACGTGAAAAACGTAAACATCATGAACGTTCGCGGTAAATTAAAACGTATGGGACGTTTTGCTGGTTATACACGTAAACGCCGTAAAGCAATCGTAACCATCGCTGAAGGTCAATCAATCGAAATCTTCGGAAACGAAGCAGAATAA
- the rpsJ gene encoding 30S ribosomal protein S10, translating into MAKQKIRIRLKAYEHRALDQSAAKIVDTAQRTGAEVSGPIPLPTERSLFTVIRATHKYKDSREQFEMRTHKRLIDIVNPTPKTVDALMKLDLPSGVDIEIKL; encoded by the coding sequence ATGGCAAAACAAAAAATTCGTATTCGTTTAAAAGCTTACGAACACCGTGCATTAGATCAATCAGCAGCTAAAATTGTTGATACTGCACAACGTACAGGAGCAGAAGTATCAGGTCCAATTCCATTGCCTACTGAACGCTCATTATTCACAGTAATCCGTGCAACACATAAATACAAGGATTCACGTGAACAATTCGAAATGCGTACGCACAAACGTTTAATCGATATCGTTAACCCAACACCAAAAACTGTTGATGCGTTAATGAAATTAGATTTACCATCAGGCGTAGACATCGAAATTAAATTATAA
- the tuf gene encoding elongation factor Tu, with translation MAKQTYERTKPHVNVGTLGHVDHGKTTLSAAIATVLSKNGFGEAQDYASIDNAPEEQERGITINTSHIEYETANRHYAHIDAPGHADYVKNMITGAAQMDGAILVVSAADGPMPQTREHILLAGQIGVPAFVVFLNKVDQVDDEELLELVEMEVRDLLSEYNYPGDDLPVVAGSALLALQGDEAQEAKIMELMEAVDTYIPEPERDNDKPFMMPVEDVFSITGRGTVATGRVERGEIRTGDEVDIVGIAEQIGKSVVTGVEMFRKNLDYAQAGDNIGALLRGVQREDIQRGQVLAAPGSITPHTKFKAQVYVLSKEEGGRHTPFLTNYRPQFYFRTTDITGVITLPEDVAMVMPGDNVDMDVELIHPVAIEDGTKFSIREGGRTVGAGTITTIEA, from the coding sequence ATGGCAAAACAAACATATGAACGTACAAAACCCCATGTTAACGTTGGTACTTTAGGACACGTTGACCACGGTAAAACAACTTTATCAGCTGCAATCGCAACTGTATTATCTAAAAACGGTTTCGGTGAAGCTCAAGACTACGCTTCAATCGATAACGCTCCAGAAGAGCAAGAACGTGGTATTACAATCAATACTTCACACATCGAGTACGAAACAGCTAACCGTCACTACGCGCATATCGACGCCCCAGGACATGCTGACTACGTTAAAAACATGATCACTGGTGCTGCTCAAATGGACGGTGCGATCTTAGTAGTATCTGCTGCTGATGGTCCAATGCCACAAACTCGTGAGCATATCCTTTTAGCTGGCCAAATTGGTGTTCCAGCATTCGTAGTATTCTTAAACAAAGTTGACCAAGTTGACGATGAAGAATTACTAGAATTAGTTGAAATGGAAGTTCGTGACTTATTATCTGAGTACAACTACCCAGGTGACGATCTACCTGTAGTTGCTGGTTCTGCTTTATTAGCATTACAAGGCGACGAAGCTCAAGAAGCTAAAATCATGGAATTAATGGAAGCTGTAGATACTTACATTCCAGAACCAGAACGTGACAACGACAAACCATTCATGATGCCAGTTGAGGATGTATTCTCAATCACTGGTCGTGGTACTGTTGCTACAGGTCGTGTTGAACGTGGTGAAATTCGTACAGGTGACGAAGTTGACATCGTTGGTATTGCTGAACAAATCGGTAAATCAGTTGTAACTGGTGTTGAAATGTTCCGTAAAAACCTAGACTACGCTCAAGCGGGTGACAACATCGGTGCATTATTACGTGGTGTTCAACGTGAAGACATCCAACGTGGTCAAGTATTGGCTGCTCCTGGTTCAATCACTCCACATACTAAATTTAAAGCGCAAGTTTACGTTTTATCTAAAGAAGAAGGTGGACGTCATACACCATTCTTAACTAACTACCGTCCACAATTCTACTTCCGTACTACTGATATCACTGGTGTTATCACTTTACCAGAAGACGTAGCTATGGTTATGCCTGGTGACAACGTTGATATGGACGTTGAATTGATTCACCCAGTTGCAATCGAAGATGGTACTAAATTCTCTATCCGTGAAGGTGGACGTACTGTAGGTGCGGGTACAATCACTACAATCGAAGCTTAA
- a CDS encoding ABC transporter ATP-binding protein, with protein MINHERHNQPVDSNLSPAIEFKNISFKYASQADLNLMDISFSIKQGEKVLIIGASGSGKSTIGKIINGQIPNTFEGDLTGQVLINGADSASKSIFDLSLSVGTVLQDTDAQFVGLTVAEDLAFALENDQVDQASMLSSVAAWAKALDLVDLLDLAPQSLSGGQKQRVSIGGVLIDESPIVLFDEPLANLDPASGLATMELIAKLNQEKELTTIVIEHRLEEALIADFDRVLVIDSGQLLADVSVDALLRSDLLRQIGVRQPLYLDAFSYAGVNVGDIPHLGRFQPNMVTAGVQDRLSKWLADNAVTTQVRADKPILVMDHVNFSYDSTPLISDLNLTINAGDMVSIVGTNGAGKSTLAKLICGFERPDSGRITLFQENLDGLSIKEIADSVGYVMQNPNLMISKNILFDEVASGLVNRGLYENDADGLAEKVADALRICGLYPYRNWPISALSYGQKRRATIASILVLDPKVLILDEPTAGQDYKHYTDMMQFIEGLNRDQGITILMITHDMHLIQEYTNRTIVFHDGQVMGDMRPAAVLTNENLMAQAHLAPTSLYDLGQVVADIDAMDFIDRFIQFERQTKRVGQASVWVGGESDGE; from the coding sequence ATGATAAATCATGAAAGACACAATCAGCCGGTGGACAGCAATCTGTCGCCGGCTATTGAATTTAAAAACATCTCTTTTAAATATGCGAGTCAAGCAGACCTAAACTTGATGGATATCTCCTTTTCAATCAAGCAAGGAGAGAAAGTCCTCATCATTGGTGCATCTGGGTCTGGTAAATCAACCATTGGTAAGATTATCAACGGGCAAATTCCCAATACTTTTGAGGGCGATTTAACCGGTCAGGTCTTGATTAATGGCGCAGATTCCGCCAGCAAGTCCATTTTTGACTTATCACTAAGCGTCGGCACCGTCCTACAAGATACTGACGCCCAATTTGTCGGCCTAACAGTAGCTGAAGACCTGGCTTTCGCCTTGGAAAATGACCAAGTGGACCAAGCTAGCATGCTGTCTAGTGTAGCGGCCTGGGCCAAGGCGCTTGACCTTGTTGACCTCTTGGACCTTGCCCCGCAATCTTTATCAGGCGGGCAAAAGCAGCGGGTATCAATTGGCGGGGTCTTAATTGACGAGTCACCCATCGTTTTATTTGATGAGCCTTTAGCCAACCTAGACCCTGCAAGTGGTTTAGCGACCATGGAATTGATCGCCAAATTAAACCAGGAAAAAGAATTAACTACGATAGTCATCGAGCACCGTCTAGAAGAAGCCTTAATCGCCGACTTTGACCGTGTCCTTGTAATTGACAGTGGGCAGTTACTCGCTGACGTATCCGTTGATGCTTTGTTGCGGTCTGATTTATTGAGACAAATCGGTGTCCGCCAGCCCCTATACTTAGATGCCTTTAGTTATGCTGGTGTGAATGTTGGAGACATTCCTCATTTAGGGCGGTTTCAACCAAATATGGTCACTGCTGGTGTTCAAGACCGTCTATCTAAATGGTTGGCTGACAATGCAGTAACCACTCAAGTTAGGGCGGATAAGCCTATTTTAGTCATGGACCATGTCAACTTTTCTTATGACAGTACCCCTTTGATATCAGATTTAAATCTTACCATTAATGCTGGCGACATGGTTTCTATTGTCGGGACAAACGGTGCGGGTAAATCTACCCTAGCGAAACTGATTTGTGGCTTTGAGCGACCAGATTCAGGACGGATAACCCTTTTCCAGGAGAATTTAGACGGATTATCGATTAAGGAAATTGCGGATTCGGTCGGCTATGTGATGCAGAACCCCAATTTGATGATTTCAAAGAACATTCTATTCGATGAGGTGGCCTCTGGTTTAGTCAACCGCGGCTTGTACGAGAATGATGCAGATGGTTTAGCTGAAAAAGTGGCTGATGCCTTGCGAATTTGTGGCTTATATCCATACAGGAATTGGCCAATTTCGGCCTTGTCTTATGGGCAAAAACGACGGGCAACAATTGCGAGTATTTTAGTGTTAGATCCTAAAGTCTTGATTTTAGATGAACCGACAGCAGGCCAAGATTATAAGCATTATACTGATATGATGCAGTTTATCGAGGGGTTGAACCGTGACCAAGGAATTACCATTCTAATGATTACTCATGATATGCACTTGATTCAAGAGTATACCAACCGGACGATTGTCTTCCACGACGGTCAGGTGATGGGTGATATGCGTCCAGCTGCGGTATTAACGAATGAAAACTTGATGGCCCAAGCCCATTTAGCCCCTACTTCCTTGTATGATTTAGGGCAAGTGGTGGCTGATATTGATGCGATGGACTTTATCGACCGGTTCATCCAGTTTGAACGTCAGACTAAGCGGGTTGGACAAGCTAGTGTATGGGTTGGAGGTGAGAGCGATGGCGAATAA
- the fusA gene encoding elongation factor G has protein sequence MAKREFPLEKTRNIGIMAHIDAGKTTTTERILFYTGKIHKIGETHDGGAQMDWMEQEQERGITITSAATTAQWKDYRVNIIDTPGHVDFTVEVERSLRVLDGSVALLDAQSGVEPQTETVWRQADTYKVPRIVFVNKMDKMGADFLYSVNTIHERLQANAQPIQLPIGSEDDFEGIIDLVEMNAEVYTSDDGREYEEREIPEEYRELAEKWHTNLIESIADVNEDIMEKYLEGEEISKEELKTAIRTATTNVDFFPVMCGSAFKNKGVQLMLDAVIDYLPAPTDVPPIQGHAFDNPEEVIEVRANDDAPFSALAFKVMTDPFVGRLTFFRVYSGTVQSGSYIQNATKDKRERLGRILMMHANSRSEVDEVFSGDIAAAVGLKDTTTGDTLCDVDNKLILESMEFPEPVIEVAIEPDTKADQDKMSIALGKLAEEDPTFRASTDHETGQTIIAGMGELHLDIIVDRLKREFNVSATVGAPQVSYRETFTQQTQVQGKFVRQSGGKGQYGDVWIEFTPNEEAAGFEFENAIVGGVVPREYIPAVEAGLKDAMENGVLAGFPLIDVKAKLYDGSYHDVDSSETAFKVAASLALRNAIKSAKPAILEPMMRVDIQVPEEYLGDVMGHVSARRGRIEGQTPRGNALMINSQVPLSEMFGYATTLRSATQGRGTFTMTFDHYEAVPKSIQEDIIKQYGKGSED, from the coding sequence ATGGCTAAAAGAGAATTTCCTCTTGAAAAGACTCGTAATATCGGTATCATGGCCCACATTGATGCTGGTAAAACGACGACTACTGAACGTATCTTGTTCTACACTGGTAAAATCCATAAAATCGGTGAAACTCACGATGGTGGGGCACAAATGGACTGGATGGAGCAAGAACAAGAACGTGGTATCACTATTACATCTGCTGCAACAACTGCACAATGGAAAGACTACCGTGTAAACATCATTGATACCCCAGGACACGTGGACTTCACTGTTGAAGTTGAGCGTTCATTGCGTGTATTAGATGGTTCAGTAGCTTTACTAGATGCCCAATCGGGTGTAGAGCCTCAAACAGAAACTGTTTGGCGTCAAGCGGATACTTATAAAGTACCTCGTATTGTATTCGTAAATAAAATGGATAAAATGGGTGCAGACTTCTTATACTCTGTAAACACTATCCACGAACGTTTACAAGCAAACGCTCAACCTATCCAATTACCAATTGGTTCTGAAGATGACTTCGAAGGTATCATTGACTTAGTGGAAATGAATGCTGAAGTTTACACTTCTGATGACGGTAGAGAATACGAAGAACGCGAAATTCCTGAAGAATACCGCGAATTAGCTGAAAAATGGCACACAAACCTAATTGAATCAATCGCTGACGTGAATGAAGATATTATGGAAAAATACCTTGAAGGTGAAGAGATTTCTAAAGAAGAGTTGAAAACGGCTATCCGTACAGCAACTACTAACGTTGACTTCTTCCCTGTAATGTGTGGTTCTGCCTTTAAAAATAAAGGTGTTCAATTAATGCTTGATGCAGTTATCGACTACTTACCTGCACCAACTGATGTACCACCAATCCAAGGTCATGCATTTGACAACCCAGAAGAAGTGATCGAAGTTCGTGCGAACGACGATGCACCATTCTCAGCATTAGCGTTTAAAGTTATGACTGACCCATTCGTAGGTCGTTTAACTTTCTTCCGTGTATACTCTGGTACTGTTCAATCAGGTTCATACATCCAAAATGCTACTAAAGACAAACGTGAACGTTTAGGTCGTATCTTAATGATGCACGCTAACTCTCGTTCTGAAGTAGATGAAGTATTCTCTGGTGATATCGCTGCTGCCGTAGGTCTTAAAGACACTACTACAGGTGATACATTATGTGACGTTGACAACAAACTTATCCTTGAGTCAATGGAATTCCCTGAGCCAGTTATCGAAGTTGCTATCGAGCCAGATACTAAAGCTGACCAAGACAAAATGTCTATCGCTTTAGGTAAATTAGCTGAAGAGGATCCAACTTTCCGTGCGTCAACTGACCACGAAACTGGTCAAACAATCATCGCTGGTATGGGTGAGCTTCATCTTGACATTATTGTTGACCGTTTGAAACGTGAATTCAATGTTTCTGCAACTGTAGGTGCGCCTCAAGTATCTTACCGTGAAACATTCACACAACAAACTCAAGTTCAAGGTAAATTCGTTCGTCAATCAGGTGGTAAAGGTCAATACGGTGACGTATGGATTGAATTCACACCTAACGAAGAAGCTGCTGGATTTGAATTTGAAAATGCAATCGTTGGTGGTGTGGTTCCTCGTGAATACATCCCTGCTGTTGAAGCTGGTCTTAAAGATGCAATGGAAAACGGTGTATTAGCTGGATTCCCATTAATCGATGTTAAAGCTAAACTTTACGATGGTTCTTACCATGATGTCGATTCATCTGAGACAGCCTTCAAGGTTGCTGCTTCATTAGCGTTACGTAACGCTATTAAATCTGCTAAACCTGCAATTCTTGAACCAATGATGCGTGTTGACATCCAAGTTCCTGAAGAATACTTAGGGGACGTTATGGGTCACGTATCAGCTCGTCGTGGACGTATTGAAGGTCAAACACCACGTGGTAACGCGTTGATGATCAACTCACAAGTTCCGTTATCAGAAATGTTTGGTTACGCAACTACTTTACGTTCTGCAACTCAAGGACGTGGTACTTTCACAATGACATTCGATCATTACGAAGCTGTACCAAAATCTATTCAAGAAGACATTATCAAACAATATGGTAAAGGTTCAGAAGATTAA
- the rplC gene encoding 50S ribosomal protein L3 produces MTKGILGKKVGMTQFFTETGELVPVTVIEAQPNVVLQAKTNETDGYEAIQVGFDDKREVLANKPHKGHVAKAETTPKRFIKEFKDVELGEYEVGSEIKVDIFQAGDIVDVTGTSKGKGFQGAIKRHGHARGPMSHGSHFHRAPGSMGQASDASKVFKGKKLPGQTGGTQITIQNLEIVKVDTERNVILIKGNVPGAKKSMVTIKAAVKSAE; encoded by the coding sequence ATGACTAAAGGAATCTTAGGTAAAAAAGTAGGTATGACTCAATTCTTTACAGAGACTGGTGAATTAGTACCAGTAACAGTTATCGAAGCACAACCAAACGTTGTTTTACAAGCTAAAACAAACGAAACAGATGGCTACGAAGCTATCCAAGTTGGTTTTGATGACAAACGTGAAGTGTTGGCAAACAAACCTCACAAAGGTCATGTAGCAAAAGCAGAAACTACTCCTAAGCGCTTCATTAAAGAATTCAAAGATGTTGAGCTAGGAGAATATGAAGTAGGATCAGAAATCAAAGTTGATATCTTCCAAGCGGGAGACATCGTTGATGTTACGGGTACTTCAAAAGGTAAAGGATTCCAAGGTGCTATTAAGCGTCATGGTCATGCTCGTGGTCCTATGTCACATGGTTCTCATTTCCATCGTGCGCCAGGTTCAATGGGGCAAGCATCAGATGCTTCTAAAGTATTCAAAGGGAAAAAATTACCAGGACAAACTGGTGGTACACAAATTACCATCCAAAACTTAGAAATCGTTAAAGTAGATACTGAACGCAATGTCATCCTAATCAAGGGTAACGTTCCAGGCGCTAAAAAATCTATGGTAACAATCAAAGCTGCAGTTAAATCTGCTGAATAA
- the rplD gene encoding 50S ribosomal protein L4, with protein MANITLFKQDGSQAGEITLNDEVFAIEPNENAIYDVVIMQQASLRQGTHKVKGRSEVSGGGRKPWRQKGTGRARQGSIRSPQWVGGGRAFGPTPRSYAYKLPRKVRRLALRSALSNKVAENNFIVVDELAFETPKTKLFQEVLNNLQVENKVLVVINKDNDNAQLSARNLPNVKVVDENNVNVYDLVNSEKVIITKAALSNVEEVLA; from the coding sequence ATGGCAAACATTACATTATTTAAACAAGACGGTTCACAAGCTGGCGAAATCACGTTAAACGATGAAGTCTTCGCAATTGAACCAAATGAAAATGCAATCTACGATGTAGTTATTATGCAACAAGCTTCATTACGTCAAGGTACTCACAAAGTTAAAGGACGTTCAGAAGTTAGCGGTGGTGGACGTAAACCATGGCGTCAAAAAGGTACAGGTCGTGCTCGTCAAGGTTCAATCCGCTCTCCACAATGGGTAGGCGGTGGCCGTGCATTCGGACCAACACCTCGTTCATATGCTTACAAATTACCTCGTAAAGTTCGTCGTTTAGCTTTACGCTCTGCATTATCTAATAAGGTAGCAGAAAACAACTTCATCGTTGTTGATGAATTAGCATTCGAAACACCAAAAACTAAATTATTCCAAGAAGTGTTGAATAACTTACAAGTTGAAAATAAAGTTTTAGTTGTAATCAATAAAGACAACGACAACGCACAATTATCAGCTCGTAACTTACCAAACGTAAAAGTAGTTGATGAAAACAACGTTAACGTGTACGACTTAGTTAACTCTGAAAAAGTCATCATTACAAAAGCAGCACTTTCTAACGTAGAGGAGGTACTAGCATAA
- the rplB gene encoding 50S ribosomal protein L2 has translation MAIKTYKATTNGRRNMSGSDFSEITKTTPEKTLLESQSKRAGRNNNGRITVRHHGGGHKQAYRIIDFKRNKDNVEGLVKAIEYDPNRSANIALIHYTDGIKTYIIAPKGLQVGARISSGEAADIKVGNALPLKNIPVGTLVHNIETKPGKGGQLVRSAGASAQVLGKEDKYVLVKLASGEVRMILGTCRATVGVVGNEQHSLINVGKAGRSRWAGKRPTVRGSVMNPNDHPHGGGEGKAPVGRPSPMTPWGKPARGIKTRDKNARSNKLIVRRRNSK, from the coding sequence GTGGCGATAAAAACATATAAAGCAACGACTAACGGTCGTCGTAACATGTCAGGTTCAGATTTCTCAGAAATCACTAAAACAACTCCTGAAAAAACATTGTTAGAATCACAAAGCAAACGTGCTGGTCGTAACAACAACGGTCGCATTACAGTTCGTCATCACGGTGGTGGACATAAACAAGCTTACCGTATCATTGACTTCAAACGTAATAAAGACAACGTTGAAGGTTTAGTGAAAGCTATTGAGTACGATCCAAACCGTTCAGCTAATATTGCGTTAATCCACTATACAGATGGTATTAAAACTTACATCATCGCACCTAAAGGTTTACAAGTTGGTGCTCGTATTTCTTCTGGTGAAGCAGCAGATATCAAAGTTGGTAATGCATTACCATTGAAAAACATCCCTGTTGGTACTTTAGTACATAACATTGAAACTAAACCTGGTAAAGGTGGACAATTAGTTCGCTCTGCTGGTGCTAGCGCTCAAGTGTTAGGTAAAGAAGACAAATACGTATTGGTTAAACTAGCTTCTGGTGAAGTTCGTATGATCTTAGGTACTTGTCGTGCAACAGTTGGTGTTGTAGGTAACGAACAACACAGCTTAATTAACGTAGGTAAAGCAGGACGCTCTCGTTGGGCAGGTAAACGACCAACAGTTCGTGGTTCTGTAATGAACCCTAACGATCACCCTCACGGTGGTGGTGAAGGTAAAGCTCCAGTCGGACGTCCAAGTCCAATGACACCATGGGGTAAACCTGCACGTGGTATTAAGACTCGTGATAAGAACGCACGTAGCAATAAATTAATTGTACGTCGTCGTAACTCTAAGTAA
- a CDS encoding ECF-type riboflavin transporter substrate-binding protein, translating to MKNNQSSITTLVATGIGAAVFFILGRFLSIPTGVPNTSIETTYPFLALMATVFGPFAGLLIGLIGHAIKDLLTYGLWWSWVLTSGFTGFGYGFIGRKLKVSQGIFTKKDMITFNVGQVIVNLLAWALLAPALDILMYSEPASKVFVQGIVSGVLNSLAVGIIGTLLLKGYASTRTKSGSLRKEN from the coding sequence ATGAAAAATAATCAATCATCAATTACAACTTTAGTGGCTACTGGTATCGGGGCAGCTGTCTTCTTTATCCTAGGCCGCTTTCTATCAATCCCTACTGGTGTACCAAATACCTCTATTGAAACAACTTACCCGTTCTTGGCCTTAATGGCAACTGTCTTTGGTCCTTTCGCAGGTTTATTGATTGGTTTAATTGGTCATGCCATTAAAGACTTACTGACATATGGTTTGTGGTGGTCTTGGGTGTTAACCTCTGGTTTTACTGGTTTTGGTTATGGTTTTATCGGCCGCAAACTTAAAGTGAGTCAAGGCATTTTTACAAAGAAAGATATGATCACTTTCAATGTCGGGCAAGTTATCGTGAATTTACTGGCTTGGGCCTTACTAGCGCCTGCTTTAGATATTTTAATGTATTCAGAACCTGCATCTAAAGTATTCGTTCAAGGGATTGTATCAGGTGTGTTAAATTCACTTGCGGTTGGTATCATCGGTACCTTATTATTAAAGGGGTATGCAAGTACACGTACGAAATCAGGTAGTTTACGTAAAGAAAATTAA
- a CDS encoding energy-coupling factor transporter transmembrane component T family protein — protein sequence MANKQGQSFGYIKKDSPLHRLSGATKLIAFILLSVIAMTSYDTRFLVGLAVLSLVLFYISKIKWVEVSTVVYFILVFSILNLVTVYIFEPEYGVNLYQSRTVIWEGIGRYSLTWEQAFYEFNLMIKYFSTIPLALIFMLTTNPSEFASSLNRIGVSYQISYAVSLALRYIPDIQNQFFAVRQSQQARGIEMSNKAGLTVRVKRSAQVIMPLIFSSLDRIEVISQAMELRRFGKGNKRTWYRARPFMKADIIALIVTGFLVGLGLWLFVVNQGRFYNPFK from the coding sequence ATGGCGAATAAACAAGGTCAAAGTTTTGGGTATATCAAGAAGGATTCACCCTTGCACCGCTTATCTGGTGCGACAAAATTAATCGCCTTCATCTTGCTGTCTGTCATCGCCATGACGTCTTATGACACCCGGTTTTTAGTTGGCTTAGCTGTTTTATCACTAGTTCTCTTCTATATTTCTAAGATTAAATGGGTTGAAGTGTCTACAGTGGTCTACTTCATTCTAGTCTTCTCAATATTGAACTTAGTAACTGTTTATATTTTCGAACCTGAATATGGGGTCAATTTATACCAGTCGCGAACTGTCATCTGGGAAGGAATTGGCCGCTATTCTCTCACTTGGGAGCAAGCCTTCTATGAATTCAACTTGATGATCAAGTATTTCTCGACGATTCCATTAGCCTTAATCTTCATGTTGACCACTAATCCAAGTGAATTCGCTTCTTCCTTAAACCGAATTGGCGTGTCCTACCAAATTTCATATGCAGTTTCATTAGCCTTACGGTATATACCAGATATCCAGAACCAATTCTTCGCAGTAAGACAAAGCCAACAGGCACGAGGGATTGAGATGTCTAACAAGGCTGGCTTGACTGTAAGAGTGAAACGGTCGGCACAAGTGATTATGCCTCTCATTTTTTCTTCATTAGATCGGATTGAAGTAATCAGCCAAGCCATGGAGTTACGACGGTTTGGTAAAGGTAACAAACGGACTTGGTACCGGGCCCGCCCCTTTATGAAGGCAGATATCATCGCCTTGATTGTGACAGGATTTTTAGTTGGACTTGGATTATGGTTGTTTGTAGTTAACCAAGGCCGGTTTTATAACCCATTTAAATAA